One window of the Clostridium sp. MB40-C1 genome contains the following:
- a CDS encoding RNA polymerase sigma factor — MALSDEELINEILKGNQSAMEVLINRNYKLVYAFVYRNVGTYHTALDLTQESFIKVMKNLKSFKSYKGDFQPWILKIALNVCKDYWKSAYVKHSTVDDSYLDQVYEEENVINYLEKVEERQEIKKAMMLLPEEQREVIILRYYNDLKIKDIASITKINESTVKSRLRLAIGKLKKLLQRRDNSEKNKKTI, encoded by the coding sequence TTGGCACTAAGTGATGAAGAATTAATTAATGAAATTCTTAAGGGAAACCAATCGGCTATGGAAGTACTTATAAATAGAAATTACAAATTAGTGTATGCGTTTGTATATAGAAACGTAGGAACATACCATACTGCACTAGATTTGACTCAAGAAAGTTTTATAAAAGTTATGAAAAACCTAAAAAGTTTTAAAAGTTATAAGGGTGATTTTCAACCTTGGATTTTAAAGATAGCTTTAAATGTATGTAAAGATTATTGGAAAAGTGCTTATGTTAAACATAGTACTGTTGATGATAGCTATTTAGATCAGGTTTATGAAGAGGAAAATGTTATAAATTATTTAGAAAAGGTTGAAGAAAGACAAGAAATTAAAAAAGCTATGATGCTATTACCAGAAGAACAAAGAGAAGTAATTATATTAAGATATTATAATGATTTGAAAATAAAGGATATAGCTAGTATAACAAAAATAAATGAATCTACTGTAAAGTCAAGATTAAGGCTTGCTATAGGAAAGCTTAAAAAATTACTACAAAGGAGGGATAATAGTGAAAAAAACAAGAAAACTATTTGA
- a CDS encoding ABC transporter ATP-binding protein: MKLKIDNLTKKYSDKIAIKDFSIEMTEGVYGLLGPNGAGKTTLMRMISDVLNPTSGQILVNNVDKNDLGENYRELLGYLPQDMGYYKNFTAERFLKYVAALKDLNKKIAKERIEELLSVVGLTDYRNKKVGKFSGGMRQRLGIAQALLNNPKILILDEPTAGLDPKERIRFRNLISDISKDRIIILSTHIVGDIEYIAKQVILIKEGQLIKSSMGDILLKEMEGKVWKVELEEKDIAKYEDTYQVVNIMRKKDKVQLRILSTYKPGENAIDVEPNFEDMYMYYFNEKIE; encoded by the coding sequence ATGAAACTTAAAATAGATAATTTAACTAAAAAATATTCAGATAAGATAGCTATAAAAGACTTTTCTATAGAGATGACTGAAGGAGTTTATGGATTATTAGGACCCAATGGAGCAGGAAAAACCACCTTAATGAGGATGATTTCTGATGTACTTAATCCTACTAGTGGGCAGATTTTAGTAAATAATGTGGATAAAAATGATTTAGGAGAAAATTATAGAGAGTTATTAGGCTATTTGCCTCAAGATATGGGATACTATAAAAATTTTACAGCAGAAAGATTTTTAAAGTATGTGGCAGCTTTAAAAGATCTTAATAAAAAAATAGCTAAGGAGAGAATAGAAGAACTTTTAAGTGTTGTTGGACTTACTGATTATAGAAATAAAAAAGTAGGTAAATTTTCTGGTGGGATGAGACAAAGATTAGGTATAGCTCAAGCACTTTTAAACAATCCAAAGATTTTAATATTAGATGAGCCTACAGCAGGTTTAGACCCTAAAGAGAGAATACGTTTTAGAAATTTAATTTCAGATATATCTAAAGATAGAATTATTATTTTGTCTACTCATATTGTTGGAGATATAGAGTATATTGCAAAACAGGTTATCTTAATAAAAGAGGGACAACTTATTAAATCTTCAATGGGGGATATACTTTTAAAAGAAATGGAAGGAAAAGTTTGGAAAGTAGAACTAGAGGAAAAAGATATAGCTAAGTATGAGGATACATATCAAGTAGTAAATATTATGAGAAAAAAAGACAAAGTTCAGCTTAGGATATTAAGCACTTATAAGCCAGGGGAAAATGCTATAGATGTTGAACCTAATTTTGAAGATATGTATATGTATTATTTTAATGAAAAGATAGAGTAG
- a CDS encoding ABC transporter permease subunit — protein MELLKQELYKIFSRKYLFLILALMLFLAHGYTVAMIFHQGNKPNILYNYTKPFEGKITKEKEEKISDLLKINKDNENTEIYKTIWNSYSEQKRPRFVAISDVLRKADPLFYNEKLDNRLHDFKGYKLDELDSNLKELKKAGKENTYEYRNKNAANNMYKKLSEAKFFYVDSWEYIVTFTNNSNLKMIVIMLLLGVSPIFSEEYKTGVSTIILSSKKGRSKCITAKILAAIIYAIFVVFICNFISTMLITKLYGIEGLNAPMQCLFNFSCSPYNFTIAQFNLALFFTTILGAILFVILILLISNITKSSMMTFFISGFIFVFPMLLEKLVGMANVWWEKPLISLSITQILSATKIYEVFSTIKVFGHPLIYPYFILIYSVVLGMLLTYVLHKKLKHEEVK, from the coding sequence ATGGAGTTATTGAAACAGGAGTTATATAAAATATTTTCTAGAAAGTATTTATTTTTAATACTAGCTTTAATGCTTTTTCTAGCTCATGGGTATACTGTAGCTATGATATTTCACCAAGGTAATAAACCCAATATACTATATAATTATACAAAACCTTTTGAAGGAAAAATAACCAAGGAAAAAGAAGAAAAAATATCTGATCTTCTTAAAATTAATAAAGATAATGAAAATACAGAAATATATAAAACAATATGGAATAGTTATTCTGAACAAAAGAGGCCAAGATTTGTAGCCATATCTGATGTTTTAAGAAAGGCTGACCCACTTTTTTATAATGAAAAGCTGGATAATAGATTACATGATTTTAAAGGATACAAATTAGATGAATTAGATAGTAATTTAAAAGAACTTAAAAAAGCAGGAAAAGAAAATACTTATGAATATAGAAATAAGAACGCTGCTAATAATATGTATAAAAAACTTTCAGAAGCTAAATTTTTTTATGTAGATAGTTGGGAGTATATAGTGACATTTACGAATAATTCAAATTTGAAGATGATAGTTATAATGCTTCTATTAGGGGTTTCACCTATTTTTTCAGAGGAATACAAAACTGGGGTATCTACAATAATTTTATCCAGTAAAAAAGGTAGAAGCAAGTGTATTACAGCAAAGATATTGGCAGCTATTATATATGCTATATTTGTAGTTTTTATATGTAATTTTATAAGTACTATGTTAATAACTAAATTGTATGGAATAGAAGGACTTAATGCACCTATGCAATGTTTATTTAATTTTAGTTGTTCCCCTTATAATTTTACTATAGCACAGTTTAACCTTGCTTTATTTTTTACAACCATACTGGGAGCTATATTATTTGTAATATTGATACTACTAATATCTAACATTACTAAATCTTCTATGATGACTTTCTTTATTTCTGGTTTTATATTTGTATTTCCAATGTTATTAGAAAAATTGGTTGGCATGGCTAATGTTTGGTGGGAAAAGCCTTTAATTAGTTTAAGTATTACACAAATTCTTAGTGCCACAAAAATATATGAGGTATTTAGTACAATTAAGGTATTTGGACATCCTTTAATATATCCTTATTTTATTTTAATTTATTCTGTTGTATTAGGAATGTTATTAACTTATGTTCTGCATAAGAAATTAAAACATGAAGAAGTAAAGTAA
- a CDS encoding xanthine dehydrogenase family protein molybdopterin-binding subunit — MSNINTIGISVPRKEAFDKVTGVAKYTDDTNFPGMLHAKILTSRYAHAKIKSINISEAKKSLGVQEIITGDYFPVLCGATLEDRPPIAREKVRYYGEPVAVVIANNEQQAMKALKLINVEYESLPVVNSISDALKPNATLIHEDLNQYNHAVHDVYPEQNTNISHRIQIRKGDATKGWRESEITVEGNFSLPQSDHIAMETRNVRAQIMPSGRVVIYTSSQAPYVVKKILSKYYNIPEGNIIVKVPFVGGGFGGKVPVQLEIIAYLASKAVNGKLVKIANSREDDIKTSPCKIGLEANLKIGASRDGIIKVLEASYMVDGGAYTDIGPRMAKAIAVDCSGPYNIENVWCDSICVYTNHTYVTSYRGFGHAEYTFCMERMMDKLAIKLGIDPLELRSNNAIKPGQYTPTQVKTTLSNVGKLEDCLTKLKELAKWDEGQVIKTDNGMIRAKGIGCFWKISNTSTNIVSGAFLTFNTDGSINLNCGAVEIGSSTKTTLAQILAEKLKMDVDRIHVMMGVDTQVSPEHWKVAASMTTFMGGRAVLRAADDLIRQLKSLAATIMKSPQEDLEISEEKVYLKQDPEIYVSFKDLARGHKQSNGLAIEGQILGRGSFIMNHITDIDIETGKGKPGPAWTVGAQAVEIEYDPTKYTYRLLKAITVIDAGKLLNPKNSRGLVMGGINMGFGIATREAFTYDEYARLQTTTLRTYKVMRFGENPEYIIDFIETPQIDAPFGARGFAEHGIIAIPAAFGNAISHAAEYEFDKLPITPELIWKAKTGGKYGTL, encoded by the coding sequence TTGAGTAATATAAATACAATTGGTATAAGTGTACCAAGAAAAGAAGCTTTTGATAAAGTTACAGGAGTAGCAAAATATACTGATGATACAAACTTTCCTGGTATGTTACATGCAAAAATACTCACGAGTCGTTATGCACATGCTAAAATTAAATCAATTAATATATCTGAAGCTAAAAAATCATTAGGGGTTCAAGAAATAATAACAGGGGATTATTTTCCTGTACTCTGTGGAGCAACTCTAGAGGATAGACCACCAATAGCAAGAGAAAAGGTTCGTTATTATGGTGAACCTGTTGCCGTAGTTATCGCAAATAACGAACAGCAAGCAATGAAAGCTTTAAAGCTAATAAATGTAGAGTATGAATCCTTACCTGTTGTTAATTCAATAAGTGATGCATTAAAACCAAATGCAACTCTTATACATGAGGATCTAAACCAATATAACCATGCAGTGCATGATGTATATCCTGAACAAAATACTAATATTTCACACCGAATTCAAATAAGAAAAGGTGATGCGACAAAGGGATGGAGAGAAAGTGAAATTACAGTAGAGGGAAATTTTTCTCTTCCACAGTCAGATCATATTGCAATGGAAACTCGAAATGTGAGAGCACAAATTATGCCTAGTGGTAGAGTAGTAATTTATACTTCTTCACAAGCACCTTATGTTGTTAAAAAGATTCTAAGTAAATATTATAATATACCAGAAGGAAATATAATTGTTAAAGTACCATTTGTAGGTGGAGGATTTGGTGGTAAAGTACCTGTTCAATTAGAAATTATAGCATATCTTGCTTCAAAGGCTGTCAATGGTAAACTAGTTAAAATAGCTAACTCAAGAGAAGATGATATTAAAACTTCACCATGTAAAATTGGGCTTGAGGCAAACTTAAAAATAGGTGCCTCAAGGGATGGAATTATTAAAGTTCTCGAAGCTAGTTATATGGTAGATGGAGGAGCATATACAGATATTGGTCCACGTATGGCTAAAGCCATAGCAGTAGATTGTTCTGGACCATATAATATTGAAAATGTATGGTGTGATTCAATATGTGTTTATACTAATCATACTTATGTTACTTCCTATCGAGGATTTGGTCATGCAGAATATACTTTCTGCATGGAAAGAATGATGGATAAATTAGCAATAAAACTTGGTATTGATCCCTTAGAATTAAGGTCTAACAATGCCATAAAACCTGGACAGTATACACCGACACAAGTAAAAACAACATTAAGTAATGTAGGTAAACTGGAAGATTGCTTAACAAAGTTAAAGGAATTAGCAAAGTGGGATGAAGGTCAAGTAATAAAAACGGATAATGGCATGATAAGGGCAAAGGGAATAGGTTGTTTTTGGAAAATATCAAATACATCTACTAATATTGTTTCTGGAGCTTTCCTAACTTTTAATACAGATGGAAGTATAAATCTTAATTGTGGAGCAGTTGAAATTGGATCCAGTACAAAAACTACTTTAGCCCAAATACTTGCTGAAAAATTAAAAATGGATGTAGATAGAATTCATGTAATGATGGGAGTAGATACTCAAGTTTCCCCAGAACATTGGAAAGTTGCTGCAAGTATGACAACCTTTATGGGAGGTAGGGCAGTTCTTAGAGCTGCTGACGATCTTATAAGGCAGTTAAAAAGCTTAGCAGCTACTATTATGAAATCCCCACAAGAAGACCTAGAAATTTCAGAAGAAAAAGTGTATTTAAAACAAGATCCAGAAATATATGTTTCATTCAAGGATTTAGCACGAGGCCATAAACAATCTAATGGTCTTGCAATCGAAGGACAAATACTTGGACGTGGAAGTTTTATAATGAATCATATTACTGATATAGATATTGAAACAGGAAAAGGTAAACCAGGGCCAGCATGGACTGTAGGTGCTCAAGCTGTTGAGATTGAATATGATCCTACTAAATATACATATAGACTTTTAAAAGCAATTACTGTTATAGATGCGGGTAAACTGCTTAATCCTAAAAACTCGAGAGGACTAGTAATGGGAGGTATAAATATGGGATTTGGCATAGCTACTAGGGAAGCTTTCACATATGATGAGTATGCTAGATTACAAACCACTACACTGCGAACTTATAAGGTAATGAGATTTGGTGAAAATCCTGAATACATAATTGATTTTATTGAAACACCTCAAATTGACGCACCATTTGGGGCACGTGGATTTGCTGAGCATGGAATAATAGCAATTCCAGCTGCATTTGGAAATGCTATTTCACATGCAGCAGAGTATGAATTTGACAAACTGCCTATTACACCTGAACTAATTTGGAAAGCTAAGACAGGAGGAAAGTATGGTACCCTTTGA
- a CDS encoding xanthine dehydrogenase family protein subunit M, protein MVPFDFEYYKPETVEEAVQLYAELNNKGKKPLYYGGGTEIISMARAYNVYTEAIIDIKEIPECNLHELKNNKLIIGSAVTLTQIAEMNLFPLLGLTVQRIADHTIQDKITLGGNISGTIIYREAVLPLLVANSKVLIANSSGLKQILLNDIFDKRIKLSAGEFIVNITIDSHFLSLPYLHVKRTKNDKIDYPLITIAALKDNNTINIAFSGVCSYPFRSFLVEDYLNDDSLPNNIKINNIIDNVSDSILNDLSGSDEFRKFMLQKMLTEVLEKLGGMSKC, encoded by the coding sequence ATGGTACCCTTTGATTTTGAATATTATAAGCCTGAAACTGTTGAAGAGGCTGTTCAACTATATGCTGAATTAAATAATAAAGGGAAAAAGCCTTTATATTATGGTGGTGGAACTGAGATTATAAGTATGGCAAGAGCTTATAATGTATACACTGAAGCCATAATTGACATAAAAGAAATTCCTGAATGTAATCTTCATGAGTTGAAAAATAACAAACTAATTATTGGTTCTGCTGTTACGCTTACACAAATCGCTGAAATGAATTTATTCCCGTTACTAGGATTAACAGTACAAAGAATTGCAGACCATACTATACAAGATAAAATTACACTTGGAGGCAATATATCAGGAACAATTATATATCGGGAGGCTGTGCTACCTCTTTTAGTAGCTAATAGCAAAGTGCTTATAGCAAATTCAAGTGGACTAAAGCAAATTTTATTGAATGATATATTTGATAAAAGAATAAAGCTCAGTGCTGGAGAGTTTATAGTAAATATAACAATAGATAGTCATTTTCTTTCACTACCATATTTACATGTAAAAAGAACTAAAAATGATAAAATAGATTATCCACTAATTACTATTGCGGCACTTAAAGATAATAATACAATAAATATAGCTTTTAGTGGAGTTTGTAGCTATCCATTTAGATCTTTTTTAGTTGAAGATTATTTAAATGATGACAGCTTACCAAATAACATAAAAATTAACAATATAATAGATAATGTATCAGATTCAATACTAAATGATTTATCTGGGTCTGATGAATTTAGAAAATTTATGTTGCAAAAAATGCTTACAGAAGTTCTAGAAAAATTGGGAGGGATGAGCAAGTGCTAA
- a CDS encoding (2Fe-2S)-binding protein, with amino-acid sequence MLKISGKTIITLNINGEDKEVVVNPSDVLLYTLRNELGLTGAKPGCENGDCGTCTVLIDGWPIKSCLMLTVEAIGKKILTVEGLENAPIQKAFVENWGFQCGYCTSGFLMVCHALANIHPDANDHVIEQWLQSNVCRCTGYEEIRNAIKSIMK; translated from the coding sequence GTGCTAAAGATATCCGGTAAAACAATAATAACGCTAAATATTAATGGAGAGGATAAAGAAGTTGTTGTAAATCCCTCAGACGTTCTATTATATACTCTTCGCAATGAATTAGGGCTTACAGGGGCTAAACCAGGATGTGAAAATGGAGATTGTGGTACGTGTACTGTTCTTATAGATGGATGGCCTATAAAATCTTGTTTAATGCTGACAGTTGAGGCAATAGGCAAAAAAATACTTACTGTTGAAGGACTAGAAAATGCACCGATACAGAAGGCTTTTGTAGAAAATTGGGGATTCCAATGTGGATATTGTACATCAGGATTTTTGATGGTTTGTCATGCCTTAGCTAATATACATCCCGATGCAAATGACCACGTAATAGAGCAGTGGTTGCAATCCAATGTTTGTAGATGTACCGGTTATGAAGAGATAAGAAATGCCATAAAGTCAATTATGAAGTAG
- a CDS encoding aromatic acid exporter family protein, giving the protein MSNSIKLIKTEVSFFCFTTCCYADINFFGETIKFGINRIIGSTIGAIIGIVLVNIQLPNILLVAIGVILIIYVCNYLKWDSSTSIACLVFVSIIVSAKETSAFQYSLHRLIDTFIGIAITTIVNNYIFNPDVTQLLKEKAKNTQKTLLNIANNKNFSENKNELDKIELNIYDMKNKLKICNEEFKFDPKFSLVKDKLESMVYSITIIFEQIKIINYINANNYESTNNITNSHLNNINTIIGVHKNIFFNEIKNLNKIINDMP; this is encoded by the coding sequence ATGTCTAATAGTATCAAACTTATTAAAACTGAAGTTTCCTTTTTTTGTTTTACTACCTGCTGTTATGCCGATATCAACTTTTTTGGAGAAACGATTAAATTTGGGATAAATAGGATAATCGGCAGTACCATTGGTGCTATTATTGGTATTGTACTTGTAAATATTCAATTACCTAATATACTACTCGTTGCTATAGGAGTTATATTAATTATTTATGTTTGTAACTATCTTAAATGGGATAGCAGTACATCTATTGCATGCCTTGTATTTGTTTCCATCATAGTCAGTGCAAAAGAAACATCAGCTTTTCAATATAGTCTTCATAGACTTATTGATACATTTATAGGCATAGCTATCACAACAATTGTAAACAACTATATATTTAATCCAGATGTAACACAATTACTTAAAGAAAAAGCAAAAAATACACAAAAAACTTTGTTAAATATAGCTAATAACAAGAATTTCTCTGAGAACAAAAATGAATTAGACAAAATTGAATTGAATATATATGATATGAAAAATAAATTGAAAATATGTAATGAAGAATTTAAATTTGACCCAAAATTTTCTCTTGTAAAAGATAAACTAGAGAGTATGGTTTATAGTATAACTATTATATTTGAACAAATAAAAATAATTAATTATATTAATGCTAATAATTATGAATCTACTAATAACATTACTAATTCTCATTTAAACAATATTAATACTATTATTGGAGTCCATAAAAACATATTCTTTAATGAAATAAAAAATCTAAATAAAATTATAAATGATATGCCATGA
- a CDS encoding HsmA family protein encodes MILVFIFGYLHIDNLNYLHANYFKKWYVITFGIGLVFDTTGTLTMERITELGGIEKSATELAIHGITGALAIILMLFHALWATWVLYKNDERKKATFHKFSITVWFIWLIPYLVGMVIGMS; translated from the coding sequence ATGATACTAGTTTTTATATTTGGTTATCTACATATTGACAATCTCAATTATTTGCATGCAAATTATTTTAAAAAATGGTATGTAATCACATTTGGGATAGGTCTAGTTTTTGACACTACTGGTACATTAACTATGGAAAGAATTACAGAATTAGGTGGTATAGAAAAATCTGCTACTGAGCTTGCTATACATGGAATAACAGGAGCATTAGCTATAATCTTGATGTTATTTCATGCACTATGGGCAACATGGGTATTATATAAAAATGATGAAAGGAAGAAAGCTACATTCCACAAATTTAGTATAACAGTATGGTTTATTTGGTTAATTCCTTATCTTGTTGGAATGGTTATAGGAATGTCTTAA
- a CDS encoding response regulator transcription factor has translation MKKILVVEDDKAICDLISINLEMVGYKVFNANDGSLAKNIIEEKNPDLILLDVMLPKIDGFTLISQIKNKNIPTIFVTAKESVLDRVTGLRLGADDYIVKPFEIIELIARIEAVLRRYDTSPQTFKFKNIEVFADQRVVTLDGELVELTYKEFDLLILFLQNKNIALSRDQILNKVWGFDYAGETRTVDIHVQRLRDKLNLKDDIKTVFKVGYRLEV, from the coding sequence ATGAAAAAAATTCTAGTAGTAGAAGATGATAAAGCAATATGTGATTTAATATCTATAAATCTTGAGATGGTAGGATATAAAGTATTTAACGCTAATGATGGTTCCCTTGCTAAAAATATTATAGAAGAAAAAAATCCTGACCTTATTCTCCTTGATGTAATGCTTCCAAAAATTGATGGCTTTACTTTAATATCACAAATTAAAAATAAAAACATACCAACCATATTTGTTACTGCTAAAGAATCCGTACTAGATAGGGTTACGGGATTACGTCTAGGTGCTGATGATTATATAGTAAAACCTTTTGAAATAATAGAACTTATAGCCAGAATAGAAGCTGTCCTAAGAAGATATGATACATCACCACAAACCTTTAAGTTTAAAAATATAGAAGTATTTGCTGATCAACGAGTAGTAACACTAGATGGAGAGCTAGTTGAATTAACCTATAAAGAATTTGATCTTTTAATACTATTTTTGCAAAATAAAAATATTGCTCTTTCTAGAGATCAAATCCTTAATAAAGTTTGGGGTTTTGACTATGCAGGAGAAACTAGAACTGTAGATATTCACGTTCAAAGACTTAGAGATAAGCTTAACCTAAAAGATGACATAAAGACAGTTTTTAAAGTTGGTTACAGGCTTGAAGTCTAA
- a CDS encoding cell wall metabolism sensor histidine kinase WalK — protein MKFWKKIFIYSMTLFLIIFNGAGIFIIENIHERSLNRTIKAAIDEHKVIEGTIYLNTDSTYNKLPTSQGQLKDWLTLVITGYISNDSVAQDGLELYDAHNNLLFSRLNQTVPLTRDEINNAKLNERFFIIKKTNKNYYLFISSKFILENNTIKLVLTKNIDSIYQERSQNYNLFFMLDGVIFILLAFGMYLIVKNATTPIVKLSEASKEIAYGNYSKRVVTKNKNDEVSVLAKNFNIMAQATEDKIEELKDLNNAKQRFIDSLTHELKTPLTSIIGYSDLLIKGNINDNIRFTAVNYINSESKRLEKLSTTLLKLILINQENLSVENFSLKDCIINSYTSLSYKIGDKNLKVKFDINDIKITGDKQLIIVLFINILENAIKASNNNGVIEIKGVFLENSSTYQLSFKDYGVGIPKEDLNKIREPFYMVDKARDRAKSGMGLGLAICEKICTMHNLKLHIDSEPEKGTEVFINFFKESIVS, from the coding sequence ATGAAGTTTTGGAAGAAAATATTTATCTATTCAATGACATTGTTTTTAATAATATTTAATGGTGCCGGAATATTTATCATAGAAAATATTCATGAAAGAAGTCTTAATAGAACTATAAAGGCTGCCATTGATGAACATAAAGTAATAGAGGGTACTATTTATCTTAATACAGATTCCACATATAATAAGCTCCCTACTTCACAAGGACAACTTAAGGATTGGCTCACTCTAGTTATAACAGGATACATAAGTAACGATTCTGTAGCCCAAGATGGTTTAGAACTATATGACGCTCACAACAACTTGCTTTTTTCTAGATTAAATCAAACTGTACCACTAACTAGAGATGAAATAAATAATGCAAAATTAAATGAACGCTTTTTTATTATAAAAAAAACAAATAAAAACTACTATTTATTTATTAGTTCTAAATTTATTTTGGAAAATAATACAATTAAACTTGTGCTAACCAAAAATATTGATTCTATTTATCAGGAAAGATCACAAAATTACAATCTATTCTTTATGCTTGATGGTGTTATATTTATTTTGCTTGCATTTGGAATGTATTTAATTGTAAAAAACGCTACTACTCCTATAGTCAAACTTAGTGAAGCCTCTAAAGAGATAGCTTATGGAAACTATTCAAAAAGAGTAGTAACTAAAAATAAAAATGATGAGGTAAGTGTTTTAGCTAAAAATTTTAATATAATGGCTCAAGCTACAGAAGATAAAATAGAAGAACTTAAAGATTTGAATAATGCCAAACAAAGGTTTATTGATAGCTTAACTCATGAACTTAAAACTCCCCTTACTTCTATAATTGGATATTCAGACTTACTGATAAAGGGTAATATAAATGACAATATTAGATTCACAGCAGTAAATTATATTAACTCCGAATCTAAAAGACTAGAAAAACTCAGTACTACTCTATTAAAGCTTATACTAATTAATCAAGAGAACTTAAGTGTTGAAAACTTCTCTTTAAAGGATTGTATTATAAATTCTTATACCAGTCTAAGCTACAAAATAGGAGATAAAAATTTAAAGGTTAAATTTGATATAAATGATATTAAAATAACTGGTGATAAGCAGCTTATTATAGTTCTTTTTATAAATATACTAGAGAATGCTATAAAAGCTTCTAATAACAATGGAGTTATTGAAATCAAAGGTGTATTCCTAGAAAATTCATCCACTTATCAATTATCCTTTAAAGATTATGGTGTTGGTATTCCTAAAGAAGACTTAAATAAAATTAGAGAGCCTTTTTATATGGTAGATAAAGCTAGGGATAGAGCTAAAAGCGGAATGGGTTTAGGACTAGCTATATGCGAAAAAATATGCACAATGCATAACTTAAAGCTACATATTGATAGTGAACCTGAGAAAGGTACAGAGGTATTTATTAATTTTTTTAAGGAGAGTATTGTATCATGA
- a CDS encoding phosphodiester glycosidase family protein, with protein sequence MRTKLMKNSKKNEASLCKKLALFLILEFIFTAIVFPFYAFYGPFKKVRNTIVGLSMSTGNHLYIAKTFFNDDDIKKILQENNDELNSPQLDHDISKYDKIDLKNTNTPIKRLDISTNKFDGIALIIKDPLKIKVGYSSKLGHAGETVSEMAKHYNALVAINGGGFLDVSPNGKTGGTGGIPSGIMISRGNVIYPKEKKNYTIKEDCVFAIDANGHMYVGPATTKDLINKNIQEAISFSPTLIVNGNPFISKNSLGGMNPRTAIGQRKDGSIILLTIDGRQGLKLGASLRDVQNIMLKLDAVNAMCLDGGGSTAMYYNNEIINNPSSVTGERAIPNIVYVEP encoded by the coding sequence ATGAGAACTAAACTAATGAAAAATAGCAAAAAGAATGAAGCAAGCTTATGCAAAAAGCTTGCTTTATTCTTAATATTAGAGTTTATATTTACTGCTATTGTATTCCCTTTTTATGCTTTTTACGGTCCCTTTAAAAAAGTAAGAAATACAATAGTAGGGTTATCTATGTCTACAGGAAACCACTTATATATTGCAAAGACATTTTTTAATGATGATGATATAAAAAAAATACTCCAAGAAAATAATGATGAATTAAATTCACCTCAACTAGACCATGATATTTCAAAGTATGACAAAATTGATTTAAAAAATACTAATACTCCTATAAAAAGATTAGATATAAGTACAAATAAGTTTGATGGCATTGCCTTAATAATAAAGGATCCTTTAAAGATTAAAGTTGGATATTCTTCAAAACTTGGACATGCTGGTGAAACTGTATCGGAAATGGCTAAACATTATAATGCTCTTGTGGCAATAAACGGAGGTGGGTTTTTAGATGTATCTCCTAATGGCAAAACAGGCGGTACAGGTGGAATACCTAGTGGCATTATGATTTCTAGGGGTAATGTAATATATCCAAAAGAAAAAAAGAACTATACTATTAAAGAAGACTGTGTTTTTGCCATAGACGCAAACGGTCATATGTACGTTGGTCCAGCTACAACAAAGGATCTTATAAATAAAAATATACAGGAGGCTATATCCTTTTCACCAACTCTTATTGTTAATGGTAATCCTTTTATTTCAAAAAACTCTCTAGGTGGTATGAATCCTAGAACAGCCATAGGTCAAAGAAAGGATGGAAGTATAATACTACTTACAATTGATGGAAGACAAGGTCTAAAACTAGGTGCTTCATTAAGGGATGTACAAAATATTATGCTTAAGCTTGATGCTGTAAATGCAATGTGTCTTGATGGAGGTGGCTCTACAGCTATGTATTATAACAATGAAATAATAAACAATCCTTCTAGTGTTACTGGAGAAAGAGCTATACCTAACATAGTGTATGTTGAGCCTTAA